One window of the Salvia splendens isolate huo1 chromosome 1, SspV2, whole genome shotgun sequence genome contains the following:
- the LOC121794738 gene encoding gamma-interferon-responsive lysosomal thiol protein-like codes for MGCEKLLVLTFLVAAAHASVDSMQMQPVMASSSDNKVNLSVYYESLCPYCANFMVNHLLKIFQTDLINIVNLRLIPWGNTQIQSNDTWICQHGVDECRLDVIEACAINSWPKVETHFKFIYCVERLHLMDKHTQWQSCYGANNLDQTPVNNCYNNGLGFQLEMAYAYETTKLNPRHRFVPWVVVNNIPLQEDFENFIGYVCRAYRGNKVPKACAH; via the exons ATGGGTTGTGAAAAACTATTAGTTCTGACATTTTTGGTTGCAGCAGCTCATGCATCAGTAGACAGCATGCAAATGCAACCAGTAATGGCTTCTTCATCAGACAACAAAGTGAACTTGTCTGTATACTACGAATCTCTGTGCCCCTACTGTGCCAATTTCATGGTCAATCATCTCCTCAAGATTTTTCAGACAGATCTCATCAACATAGTCAATCTCAGACTCATCCCTTGGGGCAACACTCAGATTCAATCCAATGATACTTGGATTTGCCAG CATGGTGTGGACGAATGTCGGCTGGATGTGATAGAGGCTTGCGCCATCAATTCCTGGCCTAAAGTG GAGACACATTTCAAGTTTATATACTGCGTGGAGCGACTGCATTTGATGGACAAGCACACTCAGTGGCAATCATGCTATGGTGCAAATAATTTGGATCAAACGCCCGTAAACAATTGCTATAATAATGGCCTTGGTTTTCAG CTTGAGATGGCATATGCTTATGAAACGACTAAGCTCAATCCTCGTCACAGATTCGTGCCATGGGTTGTTGTCAACAATATTCCTCTTCAAGAA GATTTTGAGAACTTCATAGGATATGTTTGCAGAGCTTACAGAGGAAACAAGGTGCCCAAAGCTTGTGCTCATTAA
- the LOC121810054 gene encoding protein TIC 56, chloroplastic-like: MASINFNPFGDNWFKSPPKFPIPSINLVSSLFKPQGRTPNFAAISNPFPKKAQPEADEKPGKYTQMLEQFYWECENLPDYRHRPEVEKILQEDPIVEKKENPTQEEIEENELWWAEFQSSPVVQFLTRAEEIADKINELELQENSVPYKKEDKKYWQAVPNVIGLDGRPMPRKAIKTRQESDDKFWDFARQFFFGLWGFRQRPYPPGRPIDVAQAIGYKALERRYYDFIMKTGGWYYKDRLGRSRGPMELIQLKTAWGAGIIDKDTFIWGDDLDEWAPISMVYGLERAIATWEVRLGAAATAAIHKLQKGIRPWVPLKGHEKKTYKQLQDEAYESKRRDLAVLEANNGVWPGVRIPSHALFLWASGSEMTTLLEEDHMPNKYIPKDLRRELAKVIPGLRPWEVLSIEQAMEHIVFGGKWHRVPLGSYTTGPPYIAEWNKDVMRLFEIFHNLSVQTYQKLEKTIPGFDQIMEKVQADAAQKAERRKAKRAAEKKEKEERRKLESR, encoded by the exons ATGGCGTCGATAAATTTCAATCCGTTCGGTGACAACTGGTTCAAATCCCCACCTAAGTTCCCAATTCCATCAATCAACCTCGTTTCCTCGCTCTTCAAACCGCAGGGGAGAACCCCAAACTTCGCCGCTATTTCGAATCCATTTCCGAAGAAAGCGCAGCCCGAGGCCGATGAGAAGCCCGGGAAGTACACGCAAATGCTGGAGCAGTTCTACTGGGAGTGCGAGAACTTGCCTGATTATCGACATAGGCCTGAGGTGGAGAAGATTTTGCAGGAAGACCCGATTGTTgagaagaaggagaacccgACCCAGGAAGAGATTGAAGAGAATGAGCTCTGGTGGGCTGAGTTCCAGAGCAGCCCGGTTGTGCAGTTCTTGACCCGAGCTGAGGAGATTGCTGATAAAATTAATGAGCTGGAGCTGCAGGAGAATTCAGTTCCCTACAAGAAAGAGGATAAGAAATATTGGCag GCAGTGCCCAATGTGATTGGGCTGGACGGGAGGCCAATGCCAAGGAAAGCTATAAAAACTAGGCAGGAGTCGGATGATAAATTCTGGGATTTTGCTAGGCAGTTCTTCTTTGGACTTTGGGGGTTCAGGCAACGGCCATACCCACCGGGTAGGCCAATTGATGTTGCTCAGGCTATAGGTTATAAAGCACTGGAGAGGCGCTACTATGACT TTATCATGAAAACTGGTGGGTGGTACTATAAGGACCGATTGGGTCGTTCAAGGGGACCAATGGAACTGATACAGCTGAAAACAGCTTGGGGTGCGGGGATAATTGACAAGGATACTTTTATCTGGGGTGATGATCTGGATGAATGGGCGCCTATTAGCATGGTCTATGGTCTCGAGCGTGCGATTGCTACTTGGGAAG TTAGATTAGGTGCTGCTGCTACAGCTGCTATTCATAAGTTACAAAAAGGAATTCGTCCATGGGTTCCTCTCAAGGGGcatgaaaaaaaaacttacaaGCAGCTGCAAGACGAAGCATACGAGAGCAAAAGGCGTGATTTGGCTGTTCTAGAGGCTAACAATGGTGTTTGGCCTGGTGTCAGAATCCCAAGCCATGCTCTGTTTTTATGGGCCAGTGGCTCTGAGATGACAACTCTTCTTGAAGAAGACCATATGCCTAATAAATATATTCCGAAAGATCTTAG ACGAGAATTGGCTAAAGTTATCCCCGGGTTGAGGCCATGGGAGGTTCTCAGCATCGAACAGGCCATGGAACATATTGTTTTTGGTGGTAAATGGCACCGTGTGCCTCTCGGATCGTACACAACTGGACCACCATACATTGCTGAATGGAACAAAGATGTCATG AGACTTTTTGAGATATTCCACAATCTGAGTGTTCAAACGTACCAAAAACTGGAGAAGACAATCCCAGGTTTCGACCAGATCATGGAAAAAGTCCAAGCTGATGCTGCTCAGAAAGCTGAAAGAAGAAAAGCTAAGAGGGCTGccgaaaagaaagaaaaggaggagCGGAGAAAACTGGAGAGTCGATAA
- the LOC121810063 gene encoding uncharacterized protein LOC121810063 encodes MCEKMEKGTTDITDIVFSQQNKEREEESIVGNPKEEEEEEEKKNCGDDSDQNGGVLSGLIAGIFHPSQESDEAEAESSASLMDNIVSHLPAPLSDDAAPATEEASILIHAIVHD; translated from the exons ATGTGTGAAAAGATGGAAAAAGGCACCACAGATATCACAGACATAGTTTTCTCCCAACAAAAcaaggagagagaagaagagagcaTTGTTGGTAATcctaaagaagaagaagaagaagaagagaagaagaattgTGGTGATGATTCAGATCAAAATGGAGGGGTGTTGAGTGGTTTGATTGCAGGTATTTTTCATCCGAGTCAAGAATCAGATGAGGCTGAGGCAGAAAGTAGCGCTAGTTTGATGGATAACATCGTGTCTCATTTGCCTGCGCCGCTTTCTG ATGATGCAGCTCCTGCTACGGAGGAGGCTTCTATTTTGATTCATGCCATTGTTCATGATTag
- the LOC121794749 gene encoding mitoferrin-like, whose product MAATAAPPPVHDGLEFWQFMIAGSIAGSVEHMAMFPVDTLKTRMQAITSTAKASSLTLRHSLASILKLEGLAALYRGIAAMGLGAGPAHAVYFSVYESCKSLGTPNSPIAHAASGVCATVASDAVLTPMDVVKQRLQLKGSPYKGVCDCVKRVMVEEGFGAFYASYRTTVVMNAPFTAVHFATYEAAKRGLMAEGEDESLVVHAAAGGAAGALAAVVTTPLDVVKTQLQCQGVCGCDRLSSSSIMDVIGTIQRKDGYRGLMRGWIPRMLFHAPAAAICWSTYESVKSFFH is encoded by the exons ATGGCAGCCACCGCGGCGCCGCCACCGGTCCACGACGGCCTCGAGTTCTGGCAGTTCATGATCGCGGGCTCCATCGCCGGGTCCGTGGAGCACATGGCCATGTTCCCAGTCGACACTCTCAAAACCAGGATGCAGGCCATCACCTCCACCGCCAAAGCCTCCTCCCTCACCCTCCGCCACTCGCTCGCCTCCATCTTAAAACTCGAGGGCCTCGCCGCCCTGTACCGCGGCATCGCCGCAATGGGCCTCGGCGCCGGCCCTGCTCACGCCGTCTACTTCTCCGTCTACGAATCTTGCAAGAGTTTAGGGACTCCCAACAGCCCCATCGCTCACGCCGCCTCTGGTGTCTGCGCCACCGTGGCGAGCGACGCGGTGCTGACGCCGATGGACGTGGTGAAGCAGCGCCTCCAGCTTAAAGGAAGCCCTTACAAGGGAGTCTGTGACTGTGTGAAGAGGGTTATGGTGGAGGAGGGATTCGGGGCGTTTTACGCGAGTTATCGGACGACTGTGGTGATGAACGCGCCTTTTACGGCCGTCCACTTTGCTACGTACGAGGCTGCCAAGAGAGGCCTGATGGCGGAGGGAGAGGACGAGAGTTTGGTGGTGCACGCGGCTGCTGGTGGCGCTGCCGGGGCGTTGGCTGCGGTTGTCACCACTCCTCTTGATGTTGTCAAGACTCAGCTGCAGTGTCAG GGCGTGTGTGGGTGTGATCGGCTTTCAAGTAGCTCGATTATGGATGTGATTGGGACCATCCAGAGGAAAGATGGGTATAGAGGACTGATGAGAGGTTGGATTCCTAGGATGTTGTTTCATGCACCTGCTGCTGCTATCTGCTGGTCTACTTATGAATCAGTCAAGAGTTTTTTCCATTGA